In Malus sylvestris chromosome 2, drMalSylv7.2, whole genome shotgun sequence, the genomic stretch ATTCCGGCTAGGATTAGTGAGGAAATGTGTGAAGGTTTAGGGAGGATGAGACATAGAAGAAGATAATAAGAGATATTGTTCTTCTTTCTCATATTCTCCTACACTTGAGAAGAACTCGATCTCGAGATTTGTATTATCTAAGACGCTTTCACTTTGGTCTTTTGAGgttcattttctttttgaatCCTATTTGTGAAACTTGTGGAATTTCTTCTTTGAGAATGTCGTTTTCAACTATGAAAGGATTTTCAGTAGGATTAAcaacttctttttcttcaattgGCCCAACTATTGGCTTGTCAATTATTTTTGTAAGAGCCTTTGAAATTTTCTTAGATTGGTCTTTTTAATTTTCCCAATCTGATTGATGTGACAATCTTGAAGTAAAATCAAAAGCCAATTGATTACTTTTAATTGCACGATCATCAACATCACCAAACATAAAGCAATGTGAAGGAAAATACCGTTTGATGAAACACTTTTCATCTTTTGCCATGTTCTGATATTTAACTTGCCTTATTTTTCTCGAGTTTTCTGTAGATGATTTCACCGCGAAGACGCACTTCTTGATAGTCTAGATGAAATCATCTTTACTATTTCTTTCTTGAAATTTTCATGATCTCAAAGTAACGCTAGATATCATCTATCAGTCACAAAATTCTTCCATATACAAACTTCCCCCAAAAAATATCTTCAATATCTTGAAATTCATATTCATGACATTGGATACGGGCGAATCTCATAGCATGCTCCCTTTCAATATTTAGTACTCCCTTATGAACATCGCCTAGAGTTTTGCTCCCTTAGAATCAATTACCATCGAGCAAGGATTTGCCTTGCTCGATACCAACTGACGAGGTGAGAAACGTGATAGGTAGGATCGACCATCATCAAATCCTAGAACATAAGCTAAAGCCCATCAACAATTCGAAATCCaccaaaaaatagagaaaactaAGTTTAATTGATAATAATATAAATGAATTGTTGCAATACAACcctaaaaattgtttatataatCTTAGCAAACCCTAGCacccaaagaaaaataaaataagaaacaatAAAATCCCAAAGGTTTCCTAAAACATGGAAAACACGTAATAAAGATTTATGTCATAAAGGTCTAAAGTTTTTAAAATACCGACAATAGACCCCTAATTTTTGGAAAACAAGTCTCGAGACTAAAAATTCAAAGATTTTCAAAATTGactcatctttgttttttgCTTGTCGAGCTACTCGAAAAGTCCAAAACATCAACTCTCGAGATATATATGGCAGCGGCAAATAATCTTCTAACCTtggaattttcaattctccaatCACTGTTCTTCATCGAACATCACTtccttcttttaattttattacatCTCAAATAACTCAATCTTTTAACTACATCAAATAAGACTACTCTTGACAACATGAATTAAAAACCTTTAAAAgataagtaattaagtaatagCATTTATTTGATAAACCAAATTACATATAAGTTTCTACCATCTTGTCACATCCATCTTCACTCTAGAATTCGTCTTGGGCACACCTGATTATTACAATAAGCAGCAAGCTGATTAGATAGTgcaaatccaaaaaaataacACTAGTTGAAATAAACCAAGAAAAGGTTAACTGTTTAAGTTGAGGATATTACAATATGTTTAGTGATTTTCTTCTTAATCTATAAATAATAGGTCTTAAATtaaaggaattgttattagcaatcaaaaaatctcatttgacattccaaactttctataattagaaagaaaaatacactgtgagagtatagaatgagatttttagagtgctaataataattccctaaattaaacttatacaATGTACAACATTGTTGTTGAATTCTATAtctaattataaattataatcgCTCATTGTTTGGCTAAATGCAATTTTCCTCACTAGAAGTAGAATATCGTTGTGAGttaggagagattttttttttgtgtgcccGGCACACAGGACTGTACATTACATATTATTATACAATTTGAgggacacttaaaaaaaaaaaaaacaaaaaatcatcccTCTAATTGTATAATGACTTGTGGTTTATTGTCCCGTATTCCGAGCATTTCTCGTCAGTTAGGGACATTGTAATGGCTATAAAAgatggaggtggattgtctgccctcccatttctaTACTCTTCTCatcccctcctgttttgtgtggtcacggttaagccacgtcaacattttatattcctattactttttgttttattatttttataaaaaaatcaatataaaatgatgacgtggcttaaccgtgactacaCAGACAAGAGGGGATGTGAAGAGTATGgaaataggagggcagacaatccacctccataAAAGATATCAAAGAACAATGAAAagtcgtaaaaaaaaaaaaaacattgtaaTGGCATTTCTTTAGACAGATAACCTATACATTACCCTAGTAATGGAAAAGCATGACAAATTGGAGGACCAACCATGTCCACAAACACGAGATAGGATTGTAGTGGCCAATAATCCCACATTATCCAAAGCACTGATCACTTGGAAGAGGACCAGGAATGGAGCCATTCTGAAAAAACTGCAACCCAAACACCACCAGAATGGAGAGCAATGACAAGTAAGACAGACCTTCAACAGCACCCAGCAGTCCAAACGGTCCGTTGGGCAGACCGGAcccggttttggttttggtgtaCAAGGACCAACCCACAATTCCCAGGACGGCCAAGTAGCTAACTCCTTCGAGTGCACCGATGGAACCACCCGGTCCGGGTGGCAGGCCGCACCCGGTTGTTTTGAGAGTGTAGAGGGACCAGCCAATCACTGGGGTGGAAACCAAGCCTCCAGCGATGGCTGCTATCTCCGCAATGCTGGTGGTGCTGTCGTCGCTGGTTTGTTTTGCCTTGGCTGAGATTTTCAGTGGGGATTGGAATCTGGTTGTTTTGTGTTTGGCATTGAAATTGTGAAGTGGGTTTGGAAATAGAGAGGGGGATGCTGGACAAATTAGCAACATCCTTTGAGGTTTTGAGAGATGGTGTTTGGTGTATTTTAGAGAACTAATTTATGAAAAATGGGAGGGCGAAAGACGGTATCAAAATATTGCCTTATCCAACCCAGTGATACTCCAATACTTGCAATATAAATTAGACAAATATGGTACACCACATGTAATATAAATAACAACATAATTAATAAATCTCACTTTAACGTAATTATAAGATGTATATCATCTTGTTTATTTGATGTAGTTTCAGATGTATATCatctaagaaaaataattttgacACGTCTTTTGATTTTCAATTCTGGCCCTTGatcctaatttaatttgttaaattcattaattaaagaaagagtGCAAAGTAAAAAACGAAAAATAATGTGCGGAAAAATAATTTTCCGTGATCTAATTGGCTTTCGACAGTATAGAGGAGCGGTTTGAATTGTTTAACGGTTAAAAATAAGTTTAGTAATGTGAAAATTACGTGGCCGTGTCCCTTTTTGAAAAAGACCACAAACTTTAGGGGTATGTTTCGTAATTATGCCTTTCTTCCTTCTCAAGGCTCGGCAAGCCGCTGTAAACTGGAAAGTAGGAGCAGATTATGAAATGCTTGGAGCTTTGCCGCGCAGCGAAGCTGCTTTTCTCAGCAGCTAGCTTTTGAGTAAAGCCGTCTACAAATTCAGCTCACCAGGACGGATCTTCTGGCCAACAAGCTTTTATCTTTATAAAATATGCTaattttaatagatttataCCCTCACTACCACCTGGGTGAAAAATACCCCATACAACCAAGT encodes the following:
- the LOC126583264 gene encoding uncharacterized protein LOC126583264 isoform X1, which translates into the protein MLLICPASPSLFPNPLHNFNAKHKTTRFQSPLKISAKAKQTSDDSTTSIAEIAAIAGGLVSTPVIGWSLYTLKTTGCGLPPGPGGSIGALEGVSYLAVLGIVGWSLYTKTKTGSGLPNGPFGLLGAVEGLSYLSLLSILVVFGLQFFQNGSIPGPLPSDQCFG
- the LOC126583264 gene encoding uncharacterized protein LOC126583264 isoform X2, which gives rise to MLLICPASPSLFPNPLHNFNAKHKTTRFQSPLKISAKAKQTSDDSTTSIAEIAAIAGGLVSTPVIGWSLYTLKTTGCGLPPGPGGSIGALEGVSYLAVLGIVGWSLYTKTKTGSGLPNGPFGLLGAVEGVPKTNSRVKMDVTRW